Proteins encoded in a region of the Anopheles ziemanni chromosome 2, idAnoZiCoDA_A2_x.2, whole genome shotgun sequence genome:
- the LOC131282500 gene encoding guanine nucleotide exchange factor subunit Rich — MYFSIGWPRVLNSGPHGNIQKVVCDRVKILFAVLTDDAIAIWYSKPCVPITSKIRSAECLSKYGANTNVEWKPDSSMLLVVTRGTEHGDGTLFMYTLIVNDTPKGVYNQNDSPFANLRRDSAELFLKEAIPCLKLSLTHRICLYVPICCVSCINVNQIVIATQEGRIVRLNWEGVEERDYALDLKRIPFSINQQVSYAVPILEKNVYVASIDYSPLLCGFGITLSDGRAAFLTANNTKFDPNQVQGIWCQNVDDATCTVINHKYRLIAFGRKNSQTNMYVIDDLTGGLELSHRLSLSAKDFPGSPGYVRDMKWTPDGCAIIVAWANGGISLWSTFGSLLLCSLAWDYGLHVDLAKNDPFNVISMDWSTEGYQLLMVRKTNEKVPSPTSMEKDEKPVGNASDATGETLHEEQYLQNTVLVQLDFVKSILTINPCMSNNSFLLLQGDDKLYINHGDVLQNIYPSLKATYDSTNENDSSYSGKTDDFNKDPAYIASGEPDPVNVNGDSYLKFNSVLSESKHWVVLNLPTAYISSNWPIRYSAIDHSGTNVAVAGRTGVALYAFNTRKWKLFGNETQEKDFVITGGLLWWKEFIIMGCYSLIGFHDELRIYSKETKLDNRFAVITKSASPVMLINLFRDQLVVFTSDGHVSVFALKQTEEAYDGNDQHRVELVKMHIYDIKNVCIHPACVISVLMTSLKHEGIGSGSMMKQSNSSYENSLSETLIMNVSGRVLMVQTDHHHHHHHHGSGGVNSQLTSTCLASSVECIWVSESSKTHIKESLWLYCGGYGMRVWLPVFPRTGETGSRSLRHTFMSKRIMLSFTLKIYPLVILFEDAIILGAENDTLLYTSDPTVYFSLPYNALKRTSQVYLHQILRQLIRRNLGYNAWEIARCCTDLPYFPHSLELLLHEVLEEEATSKEPIPDALLPSVLEFIQEFPVYLQTVVQCARKTEIALWPYLFSSAGKPKELFQKCMAARQLHTAASYLIILQNLEPSSVSRQYATLLLDTALELRDWPLAKDLVRFLRAIDPNDVESPRSSYVFGNKFGGLIAAGPPTPNAEDLSLILGSSMARGRSFSTTVPYPKPTDGAATVVNKEKNIMFNSPAPAVALQQGGSGLSANNESAVNGQVLRRKKSVPNTQKERDSSSAEEFFIDVVLQRHARRFLQLRKLEDLGYMSATLDFHLVGWLNREKDRAARIEDFVTALKNLHDELDWPKPCLDLTLLVNPLSPPPTHPESSPSPSSNQSNKSPLSELATRRTVDSGYNSLSFVRPGDGTVSGTVTGALQEHPASKEAKQLSAQQDKEQVNGASIVDESSTAEANLMPLNDAASVRSETAQPNWPDDMPTVCGTSGGPMASLTLGDQSFNQALEKNISKQSKTNRRKEHKLEIRMRYLLQIFTEANCYEFSLLLSVLLLDVASVGRITNAAIRSKSLVVCRQLRNGLKDMTRWSFNECLAYRPFMIALQPQLAVLDKFVIQQESIPSLIHPTGAAAALSPLATVNHMHSYRHGTDSMGSGGGPVGGGPSAIGDPRGSGQHDRELGKACAGTSLHGSVQRQNSGTLPGGTGSSLAGTSQRSNVQRDIQGPRYTMPPHTFARSVSDLEVANIRKIAQGKPVADNRSVASAVITEEPERTCSVM, encoded by the exons ATGTACTTCTCTATTGGATGGCCGCGGGTGCTCAATAGTGGGCCACACGGCAACATTCAGAAGGTGGTATGCGATCGCGTAAAGATTCTGTTTGCGGTGCTTACGGATGATGCGATTGCCATTTGGTACTCGAAG CCCTGCGTACCGATAACATCCAAAATTAGGAGTGCAGAATGTCTATCAAAGTACGGAGCTAACACGAACGTGGAATGGAAACCGGACTCAAGTATGCTGCTGGTGGTAACCAGAGGCACCGAGCACGGCGATGGCACGTTGTTTATGTACACGCTGATCGTGAACGATACTCCAAAGGGTGTCTACAATCAGAATGATTCTCCGTTTGCCAACCTGCGCAGGGACAGTGCCGAGCTGTTCCTGAAGGAAGCTATTCCTTGTTTGAAACTATCTCTG ACGCACCGGATATGCCTGTACGTTCCGATTTGCTGCGTGTCCTGTATTAATGTGAATCAAATTGTTATTGCCACCCAAGAGGGCCGTATAGTTCGTTTAAACTGGGAGGGTGTAGAGGAACGTGACTATGCACTCGACCTGAAGCGAATCCCATTTAGTATTAACCAGCAAGTAAGCTATG CCGTCCctattttggagaaaaatgtatatgttgCATCGATAGATTACTCCCCACTTTTGTGCGGGTTCGGTATAACGTTGAGCGATGGCCGAGCCGCATTTCTCACCGCAAACAATACAAAGTTTGATCCAAAC CAAGTACAAGGAATCTGGTGCCAAAACGTGGATGATGCGACGTGTACCGTCATCAATCACAAGTACCGCCTGATAGCGTTCGGGCGGAAGAATTCGCAAACGAATATGTACGTCATCGATGACCTAACCGGTGGGCTGGAACTGTCGCATCGGTTGTCGCTGAGTGCAAAAGACTTTCCCGGTTCACCGGGTTACGTGCGCGATATGAAATGGACCCCGGACGGTTGCGCTATCATTGTGGCTTGGGCTAACGGTGGAATATCGCTGTGGAGCACGTTCGGTTCTCTTCTGCTCTGCTCACTCGCCTGGGACTATGGGCTCCATGTGGATCTGGCTAAAAACGATCCTTTCAATGTGATCAGCATG gACTGGTCCACTGAAGGATACCAGTTGCTAATGGTacgcaaaacgaacgaaaaagttCCTTCCCCGACGAGCatggaaaaagatgaaaaacccGTTGGGAATGCGTCGGATGCTACTGGCGAAACATTACACGAAGAACAATATTTACAGAACACTGTACTGGTGCAATTGGACTTTGTTAAGAGTATTTTAACCATCAACCCTTGCATG AGCAACAATTCGTTTTTGCTTCTCCAAGGGGACGATAAACTTTACATAAACCATGGTGATgtgttgcagaacatttatCCCTCCCTCAAAGCAACCTATGATTCCACCAACGAAAATGATTCTTCATATTCGGGAAAAACGGATGATTTCAACAAGG atccCGCATACATAGCATCCGGTGAACCAGATCCCGTGAACGTTAACGGTGATAGTTATCTGAAGTTCAACAGTGTGCTATCGGAAAGCAAACATTGGGTCGTTCTGAATCTTCCTACCGCTTACATCTCTTCCAATTGGCCTATAAGG TACAGTGCAATTGATCACTCCGGAACCAATGTTGCCGTGGCTGGACGCACTGGTGTGGCTCTATACGCCTTCAATACTCGGAAATGGAAACTCTTCGGTAATGAAACTCAGGAGAAAGATTTTGTCATTACTGGTGGTTTGCTGTGGTGGAAAGAATTCATCATAATGG GTTGTTACTCACTAATAGGCTTTCACGATGAGTTACGGATTTACTCAAAAGAAACCAAATTGGATAACCGATTTGCGGTAATTACGAAGAGTGCCAGTCCGGTGATGTTGATAAATCTTTTCCGCGATCAATTG GTTGTCTTCACTTCCGATGGACATGTGTCAGTGTTTGCCCTAAAACAAACTGAGGAAGCGTACGATGGAAATGATCAGCACCGGGTAGAACTGGTCAAGATGCACATCTACGACATCAAGAATGTATGCATACACCCAGCGTGCGTCATTTCGGTGCTCATGACGAGCCTGAAGCACGAGGGCATCGGTTCCGGTAGTATGATGAAACAGAGCAACAGCAGCTACGAGAATTCACTCTCGGAAACGCTGATCATGAACGTCTCAGGACGTGTGTTGATGGTACAGACggatcaccatcatcatcatcatcaccacggCAGCGGCGGTGTCAATAGTCAGCTTACGTCCACCTGCCTGGCCTCGTCGGTCGAGTGCATCTGGGTGTCGGAGTCGAGCAAGACGCACATTAAAGAATCTCTGTGGCTGTACTGCGGCGGGTATGGTATGCGCGTTTGGCTCCCGGTGTTCCCGCGCACCGGTGAGACCGGTTCGCGCAGCCTGCGTCATACGTTCATGAGCAAACGAATTATGTTGTCGTTCACGCTGAAGATCTACCCGCTGGTGATATTGTTCGAGGACGCAATCATACTCGGGGCGGAAAACGACACACTGCTCTATACAAGCGATCCGACGGTTTACTTTTCGTTGCCGTACAATGCACTCAAACGGACG aGCCAAGTATACCTGCATCAAATACTCCGTCAACTCATACGCCGCAATCTCGGCTACAACGCGTGGGAAATTGCACGATGCTGCACCGATCTTCCCTACTTTCCACATTCCCTGGAACTGCTTCTGCACGAGGTGCTCGAGGAGGAGGCGACCAGCAAGGAGCCGATCCCGGATGCGTTGCTCCCGAGCGTACTCGAATTCATTCAGGAGTTTCCGGTCTATCTGCAAACGGTGGTGCAGTGCGCCCGCAAAACGGAGATCGCCCTCTGGCCGTACCTGTTCTCGAGCGCTGGCAAACCGAAGGAACTGTTCCAAAAGTGTATGGCCGCGAGGCAACTGCACACAGCCGCCAGCTACTTGATCATCCTGCAGAATCTTGAACCATCGTCGGTCAGCCGGCAGTACGCGACACTGCTGCTGGACACCGCGCTCGAGCTGCGCGATTGGCCGCTCGCCAAGGACCTGGTGCGGTTTCTGCGCGCCATCGATCCGAACGATGTTGAGTCACCTCGGTCGTCGTACGTTTTTGGCAACAAGTTTGGTGGGCTGATCGCGGCCGGACCGCCAACACCGAACGCCGAGGACCTCAGTCTCATCCTGGGTAGCAGCATGGCGAGGGGTCGTAGCTTTTCGACCACCGTTCCGTACCCGAAACCGACCGACGGTGCCGCCACGGTAGTGAACAAGGAGAAGAACATAATGTTCAACTCGCCGGCACCGGCGGTGGCGCTGCAGCAGGGAGGCTCCGGGCTGAGCGCGAACAATGAATCGGCGGTGAACGGGCAAGTGCtgcgaaggaagaaaagtgTGCCAAATACACAGAAGGAGCG tGATTCGTCATCTGCCGAAGAGTTCTTCATCGATGTGGTACTCCAGCGTCATGCACGACGTTTTCTGCAGCTGCGCAAGCTAGAGGACCTTGGCTACATGAGCGCTACGCTGGACTTCCATCTCGTTGGTTGGCTGAACCGCGAGAAAGATCGTGCTGCAAGGATCGAGGATTTTGTGACTGCTCTCAAAAACCTGCACGACGAGCTCGATTGGCCAAAGCCATGCCTCGATTTGACGCTGCTAGTGAATCCACTAAGTCCACCGCCAACGCATCCGGAATCGTCACCATCGCCGTCCTCGAATCAATCGAACAAATCGCCCCTCTCGGAGCTCGCAACCCGCCGTACGGTCGATTCGGGGTACAACAGTCTATCGTTCGTGCGACCGGGCGATGGTACAGTTTCGGGAACCGTGACTGGTGCGTTGCAGGAACACCCGGCGTCGAAAGAAGCCAAACAACTATCGGCGCAACAGGACAAGGAGCAGGTTAACGGCGCGTCGATCGTAGACGAATCTTCGACAGCCGAGGCAAACCTCATGCCACTGAACGACGCGGCCAGCGTAAGGTCTGAAACCGCGCAACCGAACTGGCCGGACGATATGCCAACGGTTTGCGGGACCAGTGGTGGCCCCATGGCCAGCCTGACGCTTGGTGATCAAAGCTTCAACCAGGCGCTGgagaaaaacatttccaagCAGAGCAAAACGAACCGCCGCAAGGAGCACAAGCTCGAAATTCGGATGCGCTATCTGCTGCAGATTTTCACCGAAGCGAACTGCTACGAGTTTTCGCTTCTCCTTTCCGTCCTCCTGCTCGACGTGGCGTCCGTTGGTCGGATAACGAATGCAGCAATACGCTCGAAGTCGCTGGTAGTGTGCCGCCAGCTGCGCAACGGACTGAAAGACATGACGCGCTGGAGTTTTAACGAATGTCTCGCCTATCGGCCGTTTATGATCGCCTTGCAGCCACAGCTGGCCGTGTTGGATAAGTTTGTCATACAGCAGGAATCGATACCGTCGCTCATACACCCGACCGGGGCCGCCGCTGCCCTATCGCCACTCGCCACGGTCAACCACATGCATTCCTACCGGCATGGTACAGATTCGATGGGTAGCGGCGGTGGTCCGGTGGGCGGAGGGCCAAGTGCCATTGGTGATCCTCGCGGATCGGGACAGCACGACCGAGAGCTGGGTAAAGCCTGTGCCGGTACGAGCCTACATGGAAGCGTTCAGCGCCAGAACTCTGGTACTCTCCCGGGTGGGACTGGCAGCAGTCTGGCCGGCACGAGCCAGCGTAGTAACGTCCAGCGCGATATACAAGGACCGAGGTACACCATGCCACCGCATACTTTCGCCCGGTCGGTATCGGACCTGGAGGTTGCCAATATAAGGAAGATCGCGCAAGGAAAACCTGTGGCAGATAACCGCTCGGTTGCTTCCGCTGTTATTACGGAAGAACCGGAAAGAACATGCAGTGTCATGTAA